Proteins from a single region of bacterium:
- a CDS encoding Type 1 glutamine amidotransferase-like domain-containing protein, with protein MKFYLSSYKLGNEIDTLKSLIPTNKKTAFISNALDFSNDLERRKKSEQSDIDDLVGVGLDVELVDLRHYFDHQNELEKKLNEFGVIWVRGGNVFVLREAMKRSGFDLILSHLIQKEGILYGGYSAGVCILAPTLRGIELVDDPNVKPYGDDTETVFEGLNIIDYSIVPHYQSSHPESEKMEMVVEYMKKNEIPFKTLKDGEVIVL; from the coding sequence ATGAAATTCTATCTTTCATCTTATAAATTAGGAAATGAAATCGATACATTGAAATCGCTCATTCCAACCAATAAAAAAACTGCATTTATTTCGAATGCACTTGATTTTTCAAACGATCTTGAGCGAAGGAAGAAGAGTGAACAATCAGATATAGATGATCTTGTTGGTGTTGGGCTTGATGTAGAGTTGGTTGACCTGAGACATTATTTTGATCATCAAAATGAACTAGAGAAAAAACTTAATGAATTTGGTGTTATTTGGGTGCGTGGTGGCAATGTCTTTGTACTGCGTGAAGCAATGAAAAGAAGCGGGTTTGATTTAATACTTAGCCACCTCATCCAAAAAGAAGGAATCCTGTATGGTGGATATAGTGCTGGTGTCTGCATTCTAGCGCCAACACTTCGTGGTATTGAGCTTGTGGACGATCCTAATGTAAAGCCTTATGGAGATGACACTGAGACTGTTTTTGAAGGATTAAATATTATTGATTACTCTATCGTTCCTCATTATCAATCGAGTCATCCGGAATCAGAGAAGATGGAGATGGTTGTTGAATATATGAAAAAAAATGAGATTCCTTTTAAAACATTGAAAGATGGGGAAGTGATAGTCTTATAG